Proteins from a genomic interval of Zingiber officinale cultivar Zhangliang chromosome 1B, Zo_v1.1, whole genome shotgun sequence:
- the LOC121984480 gene encoding uncharacterized protein LOC121984480, protein MGCSHSCQLAAPPPGCVRVIHATGHVVDLPAPVTAGELTGRPPAHVLVSAARLATFGSERLLPGERLAVGGVYFLLPHALLRDESSIVDLATHMGRLLAAAAKRAGPIVGPRKVQPRARVWKPVLDQIEETNS, encoded by the coding sequence ATGGGCTGCTCCCACTCGTGTCAGCTGGCCGCGCCGCCGCCGGGCTGCGTGCGGGTGATCCACGCCACCGGACACGTGGTTGATTTACCGGCGCCGGTGACGGCAGGCGAGCTCACCGGGCGTCCCCCCGCTCACGTGCTCGTCTCCGCTGCCCGCCTAGCCACATTCGGATCGGAGCGCCTCCTCCCCGGAGAGCGCCTGGCGGTCGGCGGCGTCTACTTCCTCCTCCCCCACGCGCTCCTCCGCGACGAGTCGTCGATCGTCGACCTCGCCACGCACATGGGCCGCCTCCTCGCCGCCGCCGCCAAGCGGGCCGGACCGATTGTGGGCCCGCGTAAAGTACAGCCGCGGGCCCGGGTGTGGAAACCGGTGCTGGATCAGATCGAGGAGACGAACTCTTGA
- the LOC121970909 gene encoding pentatricopeptide repeat-containing protein At5g44230-like, with protein MARAQPTVERHVVDPTFPLPAPSPLLPLPALDALLVAAIDAAAGPRHLRAAHAALVRLGLHHRCFLVTKLLRRLSDYRVPLHPYPLLIFSLVPRPSSFLWNSLIRSAALLNPSHSDHHPLRLYSLMRRSWPPTPPLSFTFSALLKFATSQESLSSGRQIHAQAIFIGGFDADLFVRNTLISMYVGCSDIAAAQRVFDEMPVRDAISWTSLIVAYTKSGDLSSARGLFEASPVKDVVAWTAMITGYAQNAMPKEALLAFERMREADVVMDEVALVGAISAIAQLGAAKHALWLRDLVEKIGLDQNLLVGSAMVDMHAKCGLIDEARRVFDKMTDRNVYSYSAMIAGLATYGRASEAISLFKEMVGETNVKPNHVTFIGLLTACSYTGMVEEGRRYFRMMEDEYGIVPSADHYTCMVDLLGRAGLVEEALDLARSMPIKPHGGVWGALLSACRIHGKTEIARIAADHIFELEPDGVGNYVLLSNIYSSAGMWDEVLKVRRLMRARGLRKNPSASWTEDKDGSVHEFFAGDNSHPRIRQIKRALENLLCMLKLRGYVPVLSSVVYDVKDEEKERLLKGHSEKLALAFGLSTTSAGDTIRISKNLRICDDCHLVMRLASRAVEREIVVRDNMRFHHFKDGECSCREFW; from the coding sequence ATGGCGCGAGCCCAGCCAACTGTAGAGCGCCACGTTGTTGACCCCACCTTCCCTCTGCCGGCTCCATCGCCTCTCCTCCCTCTCCCGGCCCTCGACGCCCTCCTCGTCGCCGCCATCGACGCCGCCGCCGGCCCCCGCCACCTCCGTGCCGCCCACGCCGCTCTCGTCCGCCTCGGCCTCCACCACAGATGCTTCCTCGTCACCAAGCTCCTCCGCCGCCTCTCCGATTATCGCGTCCCCCTCCACCCTTACCCCCTCCTCATCTTCTCCCTCGTCCCCCGCCCCAGCTCCTTTCTATGGAACTCCCTTATCCGCTCCGCCGCACTCCTCAACCCTTCCCACTCCGACCACCATCCCCTCCGCCTCTACTCCCTCATGCGCCGTAGCTGGCCCCcgacgccgcccctctccttcaCTTTCTCCGCCCTACTCAAATTCGCCACCTCCCAAGAATCCCTCTCCAGCGGCCGCCAGATTCACGCCCAAGCCATCTTCATCGGCGGTTTCGACGCTGACCTTTTCGTCCGGAACACTCTCATCTCCATGTACGTCGGATGCTCCGACATAGCGGCCGCTCAAAGGGTGTTCGACGAAATGCCCGTTCGAGACGCTATCTCTTGGACTTCGTTGATTGTGGCTTACACCAAAAGCGGCGACCTTTCTTCAGCACGAGGGTTGTTTGAGGCATCTCCCGTGAAGGACGTTGTGGCATGGACTGCAATGATCACAGGGTACGCCCAGAATGCGATGCCTAAAGAGGCGCTGCTGGCATTCGAGAGGATGAGAGAAGCGGACGTAGTTATGGACGAAGTTGCCTTGGTCGGCGCCATTTCTGCCATCGCTCAGTTAGGTGCTGCAAAACACGCACTTTGGCTTCGGGATCTTGTGGAGAAGATTGGGCTCGACCAGAACCTTTTGGTGGGATCTGCAATGGTGGATATGCATGCAAAATGCGGGCTGATCGACGAGGCCCGTCGGGTGTTTGATAAAATGACAGACCGGAATGTCTACTCCTACAGTGCGATGATCGCTGGACTCGCTACATACGGAAGAGCTTCGGAAGCCATTTCATTGTTTAAAGAAATGGTAGGCGAGACGAACGTGAAACCAAACCATGTCACATTCATCGGCCTCCTCACAGCTTGTAGCTATACTGggatggtggaggaaggtcgacGCTACTTCAGGATGATGGAGGATGAGTATGGTATCGTTCCTTCCGCTGATCATTACACATGCATGGTCGATTTGTTGGGGCGTGCTGGACTAGTCGAAGAAGCACTTGATCTAGCGAGGTCTATGCCAATAAAACCGCACGGTGGTGTCTGGGGTGCGTTGCTCAGTGCCTGTCGGATCCATGGAAAGACAGAGATAGCGAGAATTGCCGCCGATCATATATTCGAGCTCGAGCCTGATGGAGTCGGCAACTACGTGTTGCTCTCGAATATATATTCATCTGCAGGGATGTGGGACGAGGTGTTGAAGGTTCGGAGACTGATGAGAGCGAGGGGGCTAAGGAAAAATCCTTCAGCGAGCTGGACAGAAGATAAAGATGGTTCCGTCCACGAGTTCTTTGCAGGGGACAATTCCCACCCGAGAATTCGGCAGATAAAGCGCGCATTAGAGAATCTGTTGTGCATGTTGAAGCTTCGAGGTTATGTGCCCGTATTGAGTTCTGTTGTTTATGATGTCAAGGACGAAGAGAAAGAAAGGCTGTTGAAAGGTCACAGCGAGAAGTTGGCATTGGCATTCGGCTTGTCGACGACTTCTGCTGGAGACACGATAAGGATATCGAAGAACCTTAGGATATGCGACGATTGCCATTTGGTGATGCGACTTGCATCAAGGGCTGTGGAAAGGGAGATTGTGGTGAGGGATAACATGAGGTTTCACCATTTCAAAGATGGGGAATGCTCATGTCGAGAATTTTGGTAA
- the LOC121970929 gene encoding uncharacterized protein LOC121970929: protein MGCSHSCQLATPPPGCVRVIHATGHVVDLPAPVTAGELTGRPPAHVLVSAARLATFGSERLLPGERLAVGGVYFLLPHALLRDESSIVDLATHMGRLLAAAAKRAVPVVDPRKVQPRARVWKPVLDQIEETNP, encoded by the coding sequence ATGGGCTGCTCCCACTCGTGTCAGCTGGCCACGCCGCCGCCGGGCTGCGTGCGGGTGATCCACGCCACCGGACACGTGGTTGATTTACCGGCGCCGGTGACGGCAGGCGAGCTCACCGGGCGTCCCCCCGCTCACGTTCTCGTCTCCGCTGCCCGCCTAGCCACATTCGGATCGGAGCGCCTCCTCCCCGGAGAGCGCCTGGCGGTCGGCGGCGTCTACTTCCTCCTCCCCCACGCGCTCCTCCGCGACGAGTCGTCGATCGTCGACCTCGCCACGCACATGGGCCGCCTCCTCGCCGCCGCCGCCAAGCGGGCGGTACCGGTTGTGGACCCGCGTAAAGTACAGCCGCGGGCCCGGGTGTGGAAACCGGTGCTGGATCAGATCGAGGAGACAAACCCTTGA
- the LOC122040656 gene encoding uncharacterized protein LOC122040656, producing the protein MKCTDEEKVELAAYHLRDQAVTWWDMQKSIFGEQHITWQMYREAFERQYFPITFCLARRQEFLNLKQGDRSVMEYNAEFSRLAEFCPHLVAQDYDRMHQFTQGLAAYIRLKMSGFPGSSYREVLDRALFIEMTQQQVNMEKSNNTQVTQKKEKRGQSSQVTSGGSSPPQKTRRTSDGGSRSSQRDQKNNFGGIMCFQCGSKSHTRNDCPLDHAICFYCKLPGHESRNCTLKAQLETTKETTQGGRPTQPRQQKGPQRTQNVSYQPQLPRPQGKVYHIQGQEYPVMPATTQYSTAASPY; encoded by the coding sequence ATGAAGTGTACAGATGAAGAGAAGGTGGAGTTGGCTGCATATCATCTTCGGGATCAAGCCGTCACTTGGTGGGACATGCAGAAGTCGATCTTTGGGGAACAACATATCACGTGGCAGATGTACCGGGAGGCATTTGAGAGACAGTATTTTCCGATTACATTTTGTCTAGCTCGTCGTCAGGAGTTTCTGAACCTTAAGCAAGGCGACCGTtctgtgatggagtataatgcagaATTTAGTAGATTGGCCGAGTTTTGTCCTCATTTGGTGGCTCAGGATTATGATCGGATGCATCAGTTTACTCAGGGATTGGCGGCATACATACGACTCAAGATGTCCGGATTTCCCGGTAGTTCTTATCGAGAGGTCTTAGATCGGGCATTATTCATTGAGATGACTCAGCAACAGGTGAATATGGAAAAAAGTAATAATACACAAGTGACacagaagaaagagaaaagaggtcAAAGCTCACAAGTTACTTCAGGAGGGTCCTCTCCACCGCAGAAGACAAGGCGAACCTCGGATGGGGGTTCTCGTTCCTCTCAGCGAGACCAGAAGAATAACTTTGGAGGGATCATGTGTTTTCAGTGTGGCTCCAAGAGTCATACCAGGAATGATTGCCCGTTGGATCACGCTATATGCTTCTATTGTAAGCTTCCGGGGCATGAGAGTCGAAATTGCACTCTGAAGGCTCAATTAGAGACGACTAAAGAGACCACTCAGGGAGGGCGACCCACCCAGCCACGACAGCAGAAGGGACCTCAGAGGACTCAGAACGTTTCATATCAGCCGCAACTGCCGAGACCCCAGGGAAAAGTGTACCATATCCAGGGTCAGGAGTATCCAGTGATGCCAGCGACCACGCAGTACTCTACTGCAGCGTCCCCTTACTAA